In the genome of Maniola jurtina chromosome 3, ilManJurt1.1, whole genome shotgun sequence, one region contains:
- the LOC123878698 gene encoding laccase-1, whose translation MGCSARYCLLTLSLCLVTELTFAVRVMPKRKKDSIEDPDDQSTSASWWQAGTATPFRDSSNSFASTHGLVQTHPSSDDTFSSFGSLDSINAPSPNPYVQSGSGPLSGDFRSNNPLPPITRPKNGKLALKHLDFTSSATAELRRNPLLSAPDECARACREGEPPRICYYHFTLEFYTVLGAACQLCTPNATNSIWSHCQCVLADGVERGILTVNRMLPGPSIQVCENDQVVIDVENHLEGMEVTIHWHGIWQRGTQYYDGVPFVTQCPIQQGNTFRYQWKGNAGTHFWHAHTGLQKLDGIYGSIIVRQPPSKDPNSHMYDYDLTTHVMLISDWLHEDATERFPGRLAVNTGQDPENVLVNGKGQFRDPNTGFMTNTPLEVFTITPGRRYRFRMINAFASVCPAQVTVQGHNLTVIAADGEPVQPVLVNTLISFSGERYDFVVEANSIPGAYWIQVRGLGECGIKRAQQLAILRYARGPYQPSSQPPSYDVGLPQGVVLNPLDARCNVPRNDAICVSQLKNARNINPAILRKKPDVKIFMPFRFYPYTPEDLFQPNTYNKFLVAGQGAHVISLIDEISHMAPPAPPLSQYDDIDPEQFCNGDNRPPNCGQNCMCTHKVDIPLNAVVEVVLVDEVQITNLSHPFHLHGYSYNVIGIGRSPDQNVKKINLKHALDLDRRGLLERHLQQGDLPPAKDTIAVPNNGYVVLRFVADNPGFWLFHCHFLFHIVIGMQFIVQVGTHADLPPVPPNFPTCGDHLPPIRTALPPIHPPPMH comes from the exons attCAATCGAAGACCCAGATGACCAGTCAACATCAGCGTCATGGTGGCAGGCAGGCACAGCGACGCCCTTCCGTGATAGCAGTAATTCTTTCGCCTCAACACATGGTCTAGTTCAAACGCACCCGAGCAGTGATGATACGTTCAGTTCTTTTGGATCACTTGATAGCATCAATGCTCCATCCCCTAACCCATACGTGCAAAGTGGCAGCGGTCCGCTCAGTGGCGACTTCAGAAGTAACAATCCCCTGCCACCAATAACAAGGCCAAAAAATGGCAAACTGGCACTGAAACATTTGGACTTCACGAGTAGTGCAACTGCTGAACTTAGAAGAAATCCATTGCTGTCAGCGCCTGATGAGTGCGCAAGAGCATGTAGAGAAGGCGAACCGCCAAGAATATGCTACTATCACTTCACCCTCGAGTTCTACACTGTATTAGGAGC GGCTTGCCAGTTATGTACACCCAACGCAACCAACTCAATCTGGTCACACTGCCAGTGCGTCTTAGCCGACGGAGTGGAGCGTGGCATCCTCACGGTAAACAGAATGTTGCCAGGTCCGTCTATCCAAGTATGCGAAAACGACCAAGTTGTCATCGATGTCGAGAATCACTTGGAAGGTATGGAGGTAACCATTCACTGGCATGGAATCTGGCAGCGAGGTACCCAATACTATGACGGAGTGCCGTTTGTCACTCAATGTCCTATCCAGCAAGGAAATACGTTCAG ATACCAATGGAAAGGAAACGCAGGTACCCACTTCTGGCACGCACACACTGGTCTACAGAAACTGGACGGTATATATGGAAGCATCATCGTTCGGCAACCTCCATCCAAAGATCCCAACAGCCATATGTACGATTATGATTTGACTACACACGTTATGTTAATCAGTGATTGGCTTCACGAAGACGCAACTGAAAGGTTTCCTGGTCGTCTAGCTGTTAATACTGGGCAAGATCCAGAAAATGTATTGGTTAACGGAAAAGGGCAGTTCAGAGACCCTAACACTGGATTTATGACAAACACCCCTCTTGAAGTGTTTACCATTACGCCTGGTAGAAGATATAGGTTTAGAATGATAAACGCATTTGCTTCAGTTTGCCCCGCCCAAGTGACAGTTCAAGGTCATAATCTAACAGTAATTGCCGCCGATGGTGAGCCGGTTCAACCTGTTTTAGTTAATACACTGATCTCATTCTCCG GTGAACGCTACGATTTTGTCGTAGAAGCAAACAGTATACCGGGCGCGTACTGGATTCAAGTTCGTGGCCTCGGAGAATGTGGTATAAAGCGCGCACAACAATTGGCTATTCTTCGATATGCTAGAGGACCTTATCAGCCATCTTCCCAACCCCCAAGCTATGACGTAGGACTCCCGCAGGGAGTG GTATTGAATCCTTTGGATGCAAGATGTAATGTACCCAGAAACGATGCTATTTGCGTCAGCCAACTGAAAAACGCAAGAAACATCAATCCAGCCATCCTACGAAAGAAACCCGACGTGAAAATCTTCATGCCATTCCGCTTCTACCCCTACACACCAGAAGACTTATTCCAGCCcaatacttacaacaaattttTGG TGGCGGGACAAGGAGCTCACGTAATTAGTTTAATAGATGAAATTTCACATATGGCTCCGCCAGCACCACCTCTCAGTCAATATGACGACATCGACCCAGAACAGTTCTGTAACGGTGACAACAGACCACCAAACTGTGGACAAAACTGCATGTGTACACACAAAGTAGACATACCTCTGAACGCTGTAGTAGAAGTTGTACTTGTAGATGAAG ttcAAATCACCAACTTATCTCACCCGTTCCACTTGCACGGATATTCGTACAATGTAATCGGTATCGGTCGGTCTCCCGACCAGAATGTAAAGAAGATTAACTTGAAACACGCCCTCGATCTAGACAGGAGAGGATTACTGGAGCGTCACCTGCAGCAAGGAGATCTTCCACCGGCGAAAGACACGATAGCTGTGCCAAACAATGGATACGTCGTTCTCCGTTTCGTTGCTGACAATCCAGGATTCTGGCTCTTCCACTGTCACTTCTTGTTCCACATCGTGATCGGAATGCAATTTATCGTTCAAGTGGGAACACACGCGGATCTTCCTCCTGTCCCTCCCAACTTCCCGACTTGTGGAGACCACCTTCCTCCTATTCGAACCGCCCTCCCTCCTATCCACCCTCCTCCTATGCACTAA